Proteins found in one Opitutaceae bacterium genomic segment:
- a CDS encoding efflux RND transporter periplasmic adaptor subunit, with protein sequence MPSKPFPWVKILVLLALAALGVFAYLRFQKKQQSTPEVATVKPSRGEIVQGVTATGVLEAPVTVDVSSQISGQIREVLVDFNSPVAQGDVLARIDPATYESRLRQARAQLGNAEASFTLARLNTERIRELHTKNLVSQQERDQAEAQLTQAEANLKIQQANVVNAEVDLSRCTIYAPIDGIVLDRQCDVGKMVAASFNAPTLFTLVTDLTTLQISADVSEADVGTVTVGQEVSFTVDAYPQRPFFGTVKQIRNVPKTSQSVVVYATIIDVKNDELKLKPGMTANVTIVVAKRANALRIPNAALRARIADAFKPVAASDSPSAPQGASEPPSGQSTTSRARPEGARQAEGPGTRPAGAHRQRMRDGPRTVYRLVSALPNLKLEAVQVKVGITDGTFTEVLDGLKDEDTLVSSVFLPNDPATPAASPFSGAPGAPGGGGRRF encoded by the coding sequence ATGCCTTCCAAGCCTTTCCCTTGGGTCAAAATTCTCGTTCTTCTTGCACTCGCCGCCCTCGGCGTGTTCGCGTACCTTCGCTTTCAGAAGAAGCAGCAGTCGACCCCGGAGGTGGCCACGGTGAAACCCAGTCGCGGCGAGATCGTGCAGGGTGTGACCGCGACCGGCGTGCTCGAAGCCCCGGTCACGGTGGACGTGAGTTCACAGATCTCGGGCCAGATTCGCGAGGTCCTGGTCGACTTTAACTCCCCCGTCGCCCAGGGCGACGTTCTGGCACGCATCGACCCCGCCACGTATGAGTCCAGGCTCCGGCAGGCACGCGCCCAACTCGGAAATGCGGAGGCCAGCTTCACGCTCGCCCGACTCAACACGGAACGTATCCGCGAACTTCATACAAAGAACCTCGTCTCCCAGCAGGAGCGCGACCAGGCCGAGGCGCAACTCACCCAGGCCGAGGCGAACCTCAAGATCCAGCAGGCAAATGTCGTCAATGCCGAGGTCGACCTCTCGCGCTGCACCATCTACGCTCCCATCGACGGGATCGTGCTCGATCGCCAATGTGACGTGGGCAAGATGGTCGCAGCCAGCTTCAACGCCCCCACCTTGTTCACGTTGGTCACCGACCTGACGACGCTTCAAATAAGCGCCGATGTCTCCGAGGCGGATGTGGGCACCGTCACCGTGGGCCAGGAGGTCTCCTTCACGGTTGATGCCTACCCGCAGCGCCCGTTCTTCGGTACGGTCAAGCAGATCAGGAATGTCCCAAAGACCTCCCAGTCCGTCGTCGTGTATGCGACGATTATCGACGTCAAGAATGACGAGTTGAAACTCAAACCGGGAATGACCGCCAACGTCACCATCGTCGTCGCGAAGCGCGCCAATGCCTTGCGAATCCCAAACGCGGCGTTGCGAGCCCGCATTGCTGACGCCTTCAAGCCTGTCGCCGCTTCTGATTCCCCGAGCGCTCCGCAGGGGGCATCTGAGCCACCTTCCGGGCAGTCCACTACTTCACGTGCGAGACCTGAAGGCGCCAGGCAAGCCGAGGGGCCGGGAACCCGTCCTGCGGGTGCGCACCGCCAACGCATGCGCGACGGACCGCGCACGGTTTACCGCCTTGTGTCTGCCTTGCCCAATCTCAAACTCGAAGCCGTACAAGTAAAGGTCGGCATCACCGACGGTACCTTCACCGAGGTGCTGGACGGCCTGAAGGACGAGGACACGCTCGTTTCGAGTGTCTTCCTGCCAAATGATCCAGCCACTCCCGCGGCAAGTCCTTTCTCGGGAGCGCCGGGCGCGCCGGGAGGCGGAGGACGACGCTTCTAA
- a CDS encoding chloride channel protein, whose protein sequence is MPLPFSKLQTVKTQAWVLVSHILLVLPVGVLAGSASALFLWALDRVTALRLEQPWLLFCLPVAGVGMAWAYVRWGGRSGEGNNLILEQIHEPGGGVPRRMAPFILLATLVTHLCGGSAGREGTAVQMGGSLAEAFQRVFRIADRHRRLLLMAGVAAGFGSVFGTPVAGAVFALEVLVVGELKHEVLVPLLAASVVGHLVCLSWGIHHAQYALSGGDALRSLTDLAVLGKVVVCGIAFGLVAQLFVRTEHGVRWVLGRWIRWPYLRPVMGAFAVIAGVYLLGTRDYLGLSVEPASPGGIALSTCFVAGGVTLLSWLWKLLFTAVTLGSGFKGGEVTPLFFIGASFGHVMGLVVGLPIDLAAALGFVSVFAAAANTPLACAILGLEVFGGGHAVHFVVACFFAYLCGGPEGIYRTQRRIPKAQ, encoded by the coding sequence ATGCCCCTCCCTTTTTCGAAGCTCCAGACGGTCAAGACACAGGCTTGGGTCTTGGTATCGCATATCCTGTTGGTGCTTCCGGTTGGGGTTCTGGCGGGGTCGGCCAGCGCCCTGTTTCTTTGGGCGCTGGACCGGGTGACGGCGCTGAGGCTTGAGCAGCCGTGGTTGCTCTTTTGCCTCCCTGTCGCCGGAGTGGGAATGGCCTGGGCCTATGTCCGCTGGGGAGGAAGGAGCGGTGAGGGCAACAATCTCATCCTTGAGCAGATCCATGAACCGGGGGGCGGAGTGCCCCGACGGATGGCGCCTTTCATTCTGTTGGCCACCTTGGTGACGCATCTTTGTGGAGGCTCGGCGGGGCGAGAAGGAACTGCGGTGCAGATGGGAGGCAGCCTCGCTGAAGCCTTCCAGCGGGTTTTTAGGATCGCGGATCGGCACCGGCGACTCCTCCTGATGGCCGGCGTGGCGGCGGGATTTGGATCAGTTTTCGGCACTCCGGTGGCCGGGGCTGTCTTTGCCCTCGAAGTGCTGGTGGTGGGTGAGTTGAAGCATGAGGTGCTCGTCCCACTCCTCGCCGCGAGCGTCGTCGGACACCTGGTGTGTCTCTCGTGGGGCATTCATCATGCGCAGTATGCCCTGAGCGGGGGAGATGCCCTGCGGTCGCTGACCGACCTTGCCGTGCTCGGCAAGGTCGTGGTGTGCGGGATTGCCTTTGGCCTGGTTGCGCAGTTGTTCGTACGAACGGAGCACGGGGTCCGTTGGGTATTGGGACGCTGGATACGATGGCCATACCTTCGCCCGGTCATGGGTGCCTTTGCCGTCATCGCGGGTGTGTACCTTTTGGGGACGCGGGACTACCTGGGCCTAAGTGTTGAGCCCGCCTCGCCGGGTGGCATCGCGCTGAGCACCTGCTTCGTGGCGGGTGGAGTGACGCTGTTGAGCTGGTTATGGAAGCTCCTCTTCACCGCCGTGACGCTGGGGTCCGGCTTCAAGGGCGGGGAGGTCACGCCCCTGTTCTTCATTGGTGCGTCGTTCGGTCATGTGATGGGCTTGGTTGTCGGCCTTCCCATTGACCTCGCCGCCGCATTGGGCTTCGTGTCGGTCTTTGCCGCGGCGGCGAATACACCTCTCGCGTGTGCCATCCTTGGTCTCGAGGTCTTTGGAGGCGGGCATGCGGTGCACTTCGTGGTGGCGTGCTTCTTCGCCTACCTGTGCGGAGGGCCTGAAGGCATCTACCGGACGCAGCGCCGGATACCCAAGGCTCAATGA
- a CDS encoding ATP-binding cassette domain-containing protein, with protein MIEVRNLTRVFRTYKKQPGFWGGVKGLVKRDFEEVIAANEVSFDIGEGEFVGFLGPNGAGKTTTLKMLAGLIFPTRGTARVAGYDPTRRENAYRRLFALVLGQKNQLWWDLPAIESFSLLRHIYDLPADQYKSTLDELVELLGVGHKLNVMVRELSLGERMKMELIAALLHRPRVLFLDEPTIGLDVVSQRAVRQFLRDYNRRHKVTILLTSHYMADIEALCDRVIVIHKGNKIFDGELQRLESATGTRRKIVRFIPQDAAAFTNWSSRFGLVAREDDGRLTLNVPNDQVIALSQEILSNGPVADITIEDVPLEDIIAELFASH; from the coding sequence ATGATCGAGGTACGCAACCTGACGCGCGTTTTCCGCACCTACAAGAAGCAACCCGGATTCTGGGGTGGCGTGAAGGGCCTGGTGAAGCGTGATTTCGAAGAAGTCATTGCGGCCAACGAGGTCAGTTTCGACATTGGCGAGGGAGAATTCGTTGGCTTTCTCGGGCCCAACGGAGCGGGGAAGACCACGACGCTCAAGATGTTGGCAGGGCTCATCTTCCCAACGCGGGGAACCGCGCGGGTTGCCGGCTACGACCCGACTCGCCGCGAGAATGCCTACCGCCGCCTGTTCGCCCTGGTCCTTGGCCAGAAGAACCAGCTCTGGTGGGACCTCCCTGCAATCGAATCCTTCAGCCTCCTGCGGCATATCTACGATCTGCCTGCGGACCAATACAAGTCGACCCTCGACGAGTTGGTCGAGCTCCTGGGCGTGGGCCACAAGCTCAATGTCATGGTTCGCGAGCTTTCCCTCGGTGAACGCATGAAGATGGAGCTGATTGCCGCCCTGCTTCATCGGCCGCGCGTCCTTTTTCTCGACGAGCCCACCATTGGGCTCGATGTCGTTTCCCAGCGCGCAGTCCGCCAGTTCCTGCGGGACTACAACCGCCGCCACAAGGTCACCATCCTCCTGACAAGCCACTACATGGCCGATATCGAAGCGCTGTGTGATCGCGTGATCGTCATTCACAAGGGCAACAAGATCTTTGACGGAGAGCTGCAACGCCTCGAGTCCGCCACCGGTACCCGGCGAAAGATCGTTCGCTTCATTCCGCAGGACGCGGCCGCGTTCACCAACTGGTCGAGCCGCTTCGGTCTGGTGGCTCGCGAAGATGACGGACGCCTGACGCTCAATGTTCCGAACGACCAGGTGATTGCCCTGTCACAGGAAATCCTCTCCAACGGGCCAGTCGCAGACATCACGATCGAAGACGTCCCCCTCGAGGATATCATCGCCGAGTTGTTTGCGAGTCATTGA
- a CDS encoding NAD(P)/FAD-dependent oxidoreductase codes for MAYDWLKGVADEYDVIVIGSGLGGLTSANVLAKQGHRVLLLEHHYQFGGLATWFTRKGGHIFDISLHGFPSGMIKSCRRYWTKEIADSIVQLKDIRFVNPQMDVWTTFTREDYTRVLVEQFNLPREQVEGFYDHLRTMNYYDQNPETTGQMLARFFPGREDVHRLLMEPISYANGSNFDDPAITFGIVFSNFMGAGVYTFRGGSDLLIEKMVDELRRNGVELRKKVLVQKILVEEQQGRKVACGIVAGNGRVIRAKAVVSNANIKNTIFRLAGEENFERDFVKQARDVRINTSSCQVYLGIRKGETLPHIGDLIFTSAAPRYSNEELTDLHTTSRTFSVYYPDTRPGSERYTVVVSLNGRYPDWEQMDEPAYETHKARLIEESIVALERFVPGVREKIEWKEAATPRTIERYTTHMGGTSFGTKFEGLPVSMNLSEKLPGLYHAGSVGIIMSGWLGTINYGVITSNKVDQYVRSLKADSTP; via the coding sequence ATGGCATACGACTGGTTGAAAGGCGTCGCTGATGAGTATGACGTCATCGTGATTGGCAGCGGCCTTGGCGGCCTCACCTCCGCCAATGTGCTGGCAAAGCAAGGCCATCGGGTGTTGCTGCTTGAGCATCATTACCAATTTGGCGGCCTCGCGACATGGTTCACCCGCAAAGGCGGGCACATTTTCGATATCTCGCTTCACGGTTTTCCGAGTGGCATGATCAAGTCCTGCCGACGCTATTGGACGAAGGAGATCGCCGATTCGATCGTGCAGCTGAAGGACATCCGCTTCGTCAACCCGCAGATGGATGTCTGGACGACCTTTACACGGGAAGATTACACGCGCGTGCTGGTGGAGCAATTCAACCTGCCCCGGGAGCAGGTTGAGGGCTTTTACGATCACCTCCGGACGATGAACTACTACGACCAGAATCCGGAAACGACAGGGCAGATGCTTGCCCGTTTCTTTCCCGGACGCGAGGACGTGCATCGCCTGTTGATGGAGCCGATTTCGTATGCCAACGGCTCGAACTTCGACGACCCGGCGATCACTTTCGGCATCGTCTTCAGTAATTTCATGGGGGCGGGAGTCTACACGTTTCGTGGCGGATCGGACCTCCTGATCGAGAAGATGGTCGATGAGCTGAGGCGCAACGGCGTGGAGTTGCGGAAAAAGGTGCTTGTGCAGAAGATCCTCGTTGAGGAGCAGCAGGGCCGGAAGGTCGCCTGTGGGATCGTGGCCGGGAATGGGCGTGTGATCCGTGCCAAGGCGGTGGTGTCCAACGCGAACATCAAGAACACCATCTTCCGCCTAGCCGGGGAGGAGAACTTTGAGAGGGATTTCGTTAAGCAGGCGAGGGACGTGCGCATCAACACAAGCTCCTGCCAGGTGTACCTGGGCATTCGCAAGGGCGAGACGTTGCCCCATATCGGCGACCTCATCTTCACGTCAGCCGCCCCCCGGTATTCCAACGAGGAACTGACGGACCTTCATACCACGAGCCGTACTTTCTCCGTTTATTACCCAGACACCCGTCCTGGTTCAGAACGTTACACCGTGGTCGTTTCGCTCAACGGGCGTTATCCGGACTGGGAGCAGATGGATGAGCCGGCATATGAGACGCACAAGGCCCGCCTGATTGAAGAATCAATCGTTGCGCTGGAGCGTTTTGTGCCGGGTGTGCGGGAGAAGATTGAGTGGAAGGAGGCGGCAACGCCCCGGACCATCGAACGCTATACCACGCACATGGGGGGAACGTCTTTTGGCACCAAGTTCGAAGGCCTGCCGGTGTCGATGAACCTTTCGGAGAAGCTGCCCGGCTTGTACCACGCGGGTTCCGTGGGTATCATCATGTCCGGCTGGCTTGGCACCATCAACTATGGTGTCATCACGTCGAACAAGGTCGACCAGTACGTCCGGTCCCTGAAAGCTGACTCAACGCCATGA
- a CDS encoding 3-hydroxyacyl-ACP dehydratase FabZ family protein — MINVTDYIPHRPPFLFVDTLVSETPESLVAQRTWRAEEDFYSGHYPGAPITPGVLLCEAVFQTGALFMARRAEAAGLKPGSGVPLLAKISDVRFRNPVYPGDTILIEVKRKEEMGGFTMMSGAIKKADGTRVLNVEFAVAWKTPEGAPSPDVGVRQHQQQQQQQKSE, encoded by the coding sequence ATGATCAACGTCACCGATTACATTCCACACCGTCCGCCCTTCCTGTTCGTGGATACGCTCGTGTCTGAGACACCGGAGTCGCTGGTGGCGCAGCGGACGTGGCGGGCCGAGGAGGATTTTTATTCGGGTCATTACCCAGGTGCTCCCATCACCCCGGGGGTGCTGCTGTGCGAGGCGGTGTTTCAGACCGGCGCGCTGTTCATGGCGCGACGCGCGGAGGCCGCTGGCTTGAAACCGGGCTCAGGTGTGCCGCTTCTTGCAAAGATAAGCGACGTGCGTTTCAGGAATCCCGTGTATCCTGGGGACACCATTTTGATTGAAGTGAAGCGCAAGGAGGAGATGGGAGGCTTCACAATGATGTCGGGAGCAATCAAGAAGGCGGACGGCACCCGGGTGCTTAACGTCGAATTTGCCGTCGCGTGGAAAACACCGGAGGGCGCTCCCTCGCCGGACGTCGGCGTTCGGCAGCATCAGCAGCAACAACAGCAGCAGAAATCAGAATGA
- a CDS encoding SDR family oxidoreductase — protein sequence MSFLRLAGRTVVVTGVANKKSVAWHVARTLEEEGARVVYSVRSEARRQSLDTLLKGKVVFICDVEEDGAAEGLAGEVRAAGIGPIHGLVHSIAFANYAEGFKPFHDTKRKDYLQATAISSFSLVELARAFQADFAKDASVVSLGISSLLVTPDNYGYMGPIKAALESTSRFLAKSFSGTSEVRFNVVGSGPLKTSASAGIPGYVQSYLYAEKLTFRRRNLSTQEVADAALFLLSPRSSGINGTTLTVDAGLGSNYFDSELVRLAMRPEEPSAGKP from the coding sequence ATGAGTTTTCTCCGTCTTGCAGGTCGAACGGTCGTCGTCACCGGCGTCGCCAACAAGAAGAGCGTGGCCTGGCATGTGGCTAGGACGCTGGAGGAGGAAGGTGCGCGCGTGGTGTACAGCGTGCGCTCGGAAGCACGTCGCCAAAGCCTGGATACACTTCTCAAGGGAAAGGTGGTTTTCATCTGTGACGTCGAGGAGGACGGCGCCGCCGAGGGCCTTGCTGGTGAGGTGCGCGCCGCGGGCATTGGGCCCATCCATGGCCTGGTGCACTCGATCGCGTTCGCCAATTACGCGGAAGGCTTCAAGCCTTTCCATGACACGAAGCGGAAGGATTACCTGCAGGCGACCGCCATTTCTTCATTTTCGCTTGTGGAACTTGCTCGCGCGTTTCAGGCGGATTTTGCCAAGGATGCCTCCGTCGTGTCCCTCGGCATCTCCTCGCTCCTGGTGACGCCCGACAATTACGGGTACATGGGACCAATCAAGGCGGCGCTGGAATCAACAAGTCGCTTTCTCGCGAAATCGTTTTCAGGGACGAGCGAGGTGCGGTTCAATGTGGTCGGTTCCGGGCCCCTGAAGACCAGCGCCTCCGCCGGCATTCCCGGCTATGTGCAGAGCTACCTGTATGCGGAGAAGCTGACGTTCCGCCGGCGCAACCTCTCCACGCAAGAGGTGGCGGATGCTGCGCTTTTCCTGTTGAGCCCGCGAAGCAGCGGAATCAACGGCACGACGCTGACGGTGGATGCAGGCCTGGGTTCCAACTATTTCGATTCCGAGTTGGTCAGGCTTGCGATGCGGCCTGAGGAGCCGTCCGCCGGGAAACCATGA
- a CDS encoding 3-oxoacyl-ACP synthase III, which yields MRLSFTDVCLESIAVALPDEVWTSAFIEERLKPLYERLRLPEGRLELMTGIRERRHWPAGTKPSDASAAAGRAVLAKSGVSRDRLGLFIHSAVCRDMMEPATASFAHRKIGLPPEAQVFDVSNACLGFLNSLTIAGSMIQSGQIDAALVVSGENGRGLIEQTLKTLNNGQLNRNQIKPFFANLTIGSGAVAAVICHKRLVRGRAHRLVGGAARAATEHSDLCQGDSHGAEALAMQTDSEQMLVAGVELARGTWEEFAQQTGWSSESVSHTICHQVGAAHRRKLYETLGLPLEKDFSTFETLGNMGSVSLPATLALAIEAGRIREKESIALLGIGSGLNCMMLGVEW from the coding sequence ATGAGGCTTTCATTCACGGACGTCTGCCTGGAATCAATCGCCGTGGCCTTGCCCGACGAGGTGTGGACATCCGCTTTCATCGAGGAGAGGTTGAAGCCGCTTTATGAGCGGCTACGCCTGCCGGAAGGTCGCCTTGAGCTGATGACCGGCATCCGCGAACGTCGACATTGGCCTGCGGGAACCAAGCCTTCGGACGCCAGCGCTGCCGCCGGGCGTGCGGTGCTTGCGAAATCGGGAGTGAGTCGCGATCGCCTGGGCCTTTTCATCCACTCCGCGGTTTGCCGGGATATGATGGAGCCGGCGACTGCCTCCTTTGCCCATCGCAAAATTGGCCTTCCCCCGGAAGCCCAGGTCTTCGACGTGTCGAATGCGTGCCTGGGTTTTCTGAACAGCCTGACCATCGCGGGAAGCATGATCCAGAGCGGCCAGATCGACGCGGCTTTGGTGGTCAGCGGTGAAAACGGACGGGGGCTCATCGAGCAAACGCTGAAGACCCTCAACAACGGCCAACTCAACCGCAACCAGATCAAACCCTTTTTCGCCAACCTCACGATTGGCTCGGGTGCAGTGGCGGCTGTGATATGCCACAAACGCTTGGTGCGAGGGCGGGCGCATCGGCTCGTTGGCGGGGCCGCTCGCGCGGCGACGGAGCATAGCGACCTGTGCCAGGGGGACTCCCATGGGGCGGAGGCGCTCGCCATGCAGACCGATTCGGAGCAGATGTTGGTCGCGGGCGTGGAACTCGCCCGGGGCACGTGGGAGGAGTTTGCGCAGCAGACGGGTTGGTCGTCGGAGAGTGTGTCGCACACCATCTGCCACCAGGTCGGCGCGGCTCACCGGAGAAAGCTTTACGAGACGCTGGGGTTGCCGCTTGAGAAGGATTTCTCGACCTTTGAGACCTTGGGCAACATGGGTTCGGTTTCCCTCCCGGCCACGCTGGCGCTTGCGATTGAGGCGGGGAGGATCCGGGAGAAAGAAAGCATTGCGCTCCTAGGTATTGGCAGCGGGCTTAACTGCATGATGCTTGGGGTGGAGTGGTGA
- a CDS encoding alpha/beta fold hydrolase, which produces MSRADWRDLYPFVPKSHTTPNGARMSYLDEGPRSRSAVLCVHGNPTWSFYYRDVVLALRNGRRVIVPDHVGMGTSDKPQQYPYTLEGRITDVLSLVEACGTDEIDLVVHDWGGAIGFGFADRFKGRIRRIVILNTAAFFLARIPTRIALCRAPVVGPWLVRGLNGFAWPATFMCTHSRSLTAREKTGYLFPHANWRDRVAVDAFVRDIPMEADHPTRPVLKRVEESLGKWRTNPKLILWGGRDFCFNDRFLQRWHELYPDAALRRYPNAGHYVLEDTGGEAVNAISQFLKKEG; this is translated from the coding sequence ATGAGCCGCGCTGATTGGAGAGACCTGTATCCCTTCGTGCCGAAGTCGCACACGACTCCAAACGGGGCGAGGATGAGCTATCTGGACGAAGGTCCTCGGTCGCGGTCCGCCGTGCTCTGCGTCCATGGCAATCCGACGTGGTCCTTCTACTATCGCGATGTGGTGCTCGCGCTCCGCAACGGGAGACGCGTCATCGTTCCGGACCACGTTGGCATGGGCACCTCGGACAAGCCTCAGCAGTATCCCTACACTTTGGAGGGGCGGATTACAGATGTCCTCTCATTGGTTGAGGCCTGTGGCACCGACGAGATCGACCTCGTGGTTCACGACTGGGGTGGGGCGATCGGATTCGGCTTCGCGGATCGTTTCAAGGGCCGCATCAGGCGTATTGTTATTTTGAATACGGCAGCCTTTTTTCTGGCGCGAATCCCCACGCGGATCGCGCTGTGCCGGGCCCCGGTGGTCGGCCCGTGGCTGGTGCGCGGGCTGAATGGCTTTGCCTGGCCTGCCACCTTCATGTGCACCCATTCGCGGTCTTTGACGGCGAGGGAGAAGACGGGCTACCTCTTCCCCCATGCTAACTGGCGGGACCGTGTGGCTGTGGATGCCTTCGTGCGCGATATTCCGATGGAGGCCGACCATCCCACCCGGCCCGTGCTGAAACGCGTGGAGGAGTCGCTTGGCAAGTGGCGAACCAATCCCAAGCTGATCCTATGGGGCGGCCGTGATTTTTGCTTCAACGACCGTTTCCTGCAGCGCTGGCATGAACTCTACCCAGATGCGGCCCTCCGCCGGTATCCAAATGCCGGACACTATGTTCTCGAAGATACGGGCGGTGAGGCTGTTAATGCGATAAGCCAGTTTTTGAAGAAGGAGGGGTAG
- a CDS encoding ABC transporter permease: protein MNATHVFTVYVKELRDALRDRRTLISTLLAPTLGIPLIMLIIGAVVSATVKKTQKETPSIMVIGAAQSPAIVQALASSREFRVVPTTDDWEKQIGDKRLKAAVVLPDDFDSRLAGGQPASVGIRHYEGELASGFAVNSLQKFFSEHRTRIIEERLAKIGVSKELTNPYEVDVRNVAAPEKVGGNSVGGLLPYLALIACFAGAMHSAIDLTAGEKERGTLETILSSPLSRLDLVLGKFLLVLTMGLTSVTCMLVSMTVSLSVLAAKLAGAAREGGPATFATLDPAGTFACLVLIVPVAVLASALMLALGIAAKSTKEAQSYLGPLLLVVIIPAMVSTLPGVELNKGLALIPVLNVSLTAKQLVSGVFNWDLLAITFGSCCAYAALALAFCVRQFNRESVLFRY from the coding sequence ATGAACGCCACCCATGTCTTCACGGTCTACGTCAAGGAGCTGCGCGATGCGCTCCGGGACAGGCGTACTCTGATTTCGACGCTGCTGGCGCCCACGCTCGGCATTCCACTCATCATGCTCATCATTGGCGCCGTGGTGTCGGCGACCGTGAAGAAGACGCAGAAGGAGACGCCGTCTATCATGGTCATTGGCGCAGCGCAATCTCCCGCGATCGTGCAGGCGCTGGCGTCCAGCCGCGAGTTTCGCGTCGTACCCACCACTGACGACTGGGAGAAACAAATCGGCGACAAGCGCTTGAAGGCTGCGGTTGTTCTTCCAGACGACTTTGATTCCAGACTGGCGGGTGGCCAGCCTGCCTCCGTGGGAATCCGCCACTATGAAGGCGAACTCGCGTCAGGCTTTGCAGTGAACTCGCTGCAGAAGTTCTTTTCCGAACATCGCACGCGCATCATCGAGGAACGCCTCGCGAAGATTGGCGTGAGCAAGGAGCTCACAAATCCCTACGAAGTGGATGTTCGCAATGTCGCCGCGCCTGAAAAGGTGGGAGGCAACAGCGTCGGAGGTCTGCTCCCCTACCTCGCGCTCATTGCCTGCTTCGCTGGCGCGATGCACTCCGCCATCGACCTCACCGCCGGCGAAAAGGAACGCGGCACCCTGGAGACCATTTTGTCGAGTCCCCTCTCACGCCTTGATCTGGTGCTGGGCAAGTTCCTGCTCGTCCTCACGATGGGGCTCACTTCCGTGACTTGCATGTTGGTGTCGATGACTGTCTCGCTTTCTGTTCTCGCGGCGAAGCTGGCGGGCGCCGCCCGCGAGGGGGGGCCAGCCACCTTTGCGACTCTTGATCCCGCTGGCACCTTCGCCTGTCTCGTCCTGATTGTGCCGGTGGCCGTGCTCGCCTCTGCCTTGATGCTCGCCCTGGGAATTGCCGCGAAGTCGACAAAGGAAGCGCAAAGCTACCTGGGACCACTCCTGCTCGTGGTGATCATCCCGGCCATGGTGAGCACCCTTCCGGGTGTGGAATTAAACAAGGGACTGGCCCTGATCCCCGTGCTGAACGTCTCGCTGACCGCAAAACAATTGGTCTCCGGAGTCTTCAACTGGGATCTGCTCGCAATCACCTTCGGCTCCTGCTGTGCCTACGCAGCGCTCGCCTTGGCCTTCTGCGTCCGACAGTTTAACCGGGAGTCGGTGTTGTTTAGGTACTGA
- a CDS encoding ATP-binding cassette domain-containing protein translates to MITVDQLRKLFADKKRGQVVAVDSLSFSVKPGEIYGLLGPNGAGKTTALRMIATLLKPTAGKATVAGFDTVSHSSDVRRHIGFLAASTALYGRLTARETVTYFGELNDLPAARIRSQLELLVTELDMGDFLDRRVDTFSTGMKQKTSIARTLVHDPDVIILDEPTLGLDVMSARAIIAFVRRCRERGKTVIYSTHHMHEVERLCDRVGIIHESKLVCEGTVAELKTRYRSENLEDVFVLATGLEPSKP, encoded by the coding sequence ATGATAACCGTCGACCAGCTGAGGAAGCTATTCGCCGACAAGAAGCGCGGACAAGTCGTCGCCGTCGATTCGCTCTCGTTCTCCGTCAAACCCGGAGAGATCTACGGACTCCTTGGACCGAACGGCGCTGGCAAGACGACCGCACTCCGGATGATCGCCACCCTGCTCAAGCCGACTGCCGGCAAGGCCACCGTCGCCGGTTTCGACACAGTGTCACATTCCTCTGATGTGCGACGTCATATCGGTTTCCTTGCTGCGAGCACTGCGCTCTATGGTCGTCTGACTGCGCGCGAGACTGTCACCTACTTCGGTGAGCTGAACGACCTTCCCGCTGCGCGCATTCGATCCCAACTCGAACTCCTCGTGACCGAGCTCGACATGGGCGATTTCCTCGACAGGCGCGTTGACACCTTTTCCACCGGGATGAAACAGAAAACGTCGATTGCGCGAACACTCGTGCACGATCCAGACGTCATCATCCTCGACGAGCCCACGCTCGGTCTGGATGTGATGAGCGCCCGCGCGATCATTGCGTTTGTGAGACGCTGCCGGGAGCGGGGCAAGACAGTGATCTACTCCACACATCACATGCATGAAGTGGAGCGCTTGTGCGACCGCGTCGGCATCATCCACGAGAGCAAACTCGTGTGCGAAGGCACCGTCGCCGAACTCAAGACGAGGTACAGAAGCGAGAACCTCGAGGATGTGTTCGTCCTTGCCACCGGGCTGGAGCCTTCAAAGCCATGA